Below is a genomic region from Rhododendron vialii isolate Sample 1 chromosome 5a, ASM3025357v1.
TCATGTCTTCGGCTATGTTAGAGGTACGTCCCAAGATTTGGGGCTCAAGCCTAGCTCCCGCAGTTGAGGTGCAGCAGCTCAGGCCATGTTTGGCCTAGCTCTTCTTGCCTTGGCCCCGCCGTTCTAGCTCGCGGCCTTGCTCACTCTTTGGGGCGTACTCGGCTAGCCTTGGCTTGGCCACGAGGTTGGGCGTGCCACACGGCTCAGTGTGTTCGGCCAGCCATGGGCTTGGCCACGCGGTTGCTTTGCCTTGGACCATGCTCGGGTCCCAGGATTCTTGGTTAGCGGCTTGATTGGCCAAGTGCTGGAACGACAAAGGCCTTGCTCAGCCAAGTGCTTGCGCGGACAAAGCATTGCCTGGCCAAGTGACCGCAATGGCTACCCACACAACCAAGGCTCCATTTGGCCAAGGCCTTACTCGGCCAAATCTATACGTGGCCAAGGCTTCAATCGGCTAAGGCCTCACTCGGCCAAAGCCTTACTTGGCCACTGCAAGACCCGTGGTTGGGCCCACAATGATGCCTCGCGGTTGGTTTTGGGCCCACGATTCGGTGGGTCCTTGGTTGATCATTTGTCCATGTGTCGATTCAGGAAGCGCGCCATGTGTTCGGGTATTTTTTACCCCCAACACAGATCCGAACCTATATTGACATTGAAGTTTAACCATTGAATTCAAACATCCTAAAACCACGAGCCACTACCCCAAATGGCTcacaatcacacacacacacattattAACTAGGTAGTAATTACCAATCgaagcaaattgaagaattttaaTCTAAGAGGACGCAATTAAGGaatttaaagtaaaacaattgtttgttgtttttgctAAGTTCAAGGAGTTGCAACCCCTTGAGGAGAGTCATAGCATGTTTAACCAATGAGCTAGTACTACTCATTGAAGGAGTCAAGCTTACTGGGGCGTATTTTTCTGAATAACCCCTACACATGGGAGAGTAGTCCATCACCACATCTCACTAAGGTGCAAGCTAGACAAATGACACCCAATACACAGCAACTTGTTCACGAGAAGTACTACCTGCAAGCAGAATTTGAACTCGCGACCGTGTGCTGGGGAGGTTTCACCTTCACACCACTTTCCATCTTCCCAACCACTTCCGTTGTCGTCGTCATTAATTATACGTGGTAGGTGTTATTGATGAAACCATTTCATTTACTATATAGGGTTGAAGAAGCTAGCAGCACATAAACTCAAATGTCATGCATGCTCCTTATAACCTACACACTGCACCTTTTAAGAGCAAAAATGTCATGGTCCATATAACCTACACACAGTTATACAAGTAGGATATCAAGGCCTTGTGTCAAGTGATGTCGGGGATTTTACACTCGGTTAATCACGAATGGGggaagagggaaaagaaaattaacttGATGTTTTAGAAATGTGAGGAGATGTCTGTGATTTGATTTTTCACCAAATGTCAGAGTGTCAGGTTGATACGTGACCAAGAATTGCTACTTTGAGATTCACCCAGGGAGAAACCAAACTTGTCAAGTTAgttgtctcatttctctctccagtgGTGATCTGAGTTTGAGTCTCACGGGGAGCAGGTTTGGGGtttagggctatggatagcctctaaACCCCCCGTTGACTAACAAACTAACATCTCGCTAACCCCCACTGATGTATAccgtatgacaaaaaaaaaaaaaaagaagaagaagcttcACCCAGGGATGAATATTCCGAGTCGTGAAGCAGTCGCGAAGAGCACAAAGAATCATGGATTCTTGATGCATGGGGTAGTGGCATCTACTGGAATACTGAACACACTTTGTAATTACTTGCCAGAATTCGAATACTAATAATATATTGGAGTAACGGTACCCGTAgataaggctccgtttgtttcaatgtaaaatgtttttttttaaaacaaacttcaaacttttattttctggtatttggttgacacttgaaaatattttcaaaaattgacaaaataatgtagagagagaaagggggggcTTAAACGGTGAAAAGATAtgaaaatattggaattgaacgtgggtcaagACTGACGATTGAGAAAACTGTGCAGCGAGAATTGCAGTAGAGGGCAGCGGGttcattttagaaaataacttacgaaaaattaaagggtaagtcattttcatccaattaatgaaaaatattttacatgtaaaatgttttcctcattttttacacaaccaaacaccggaaaataggttaaaacattttacagaaaaatattttactcccaaacaaacggagcctaaaagtAGCAGTAATTGTAGCAGCAGATAGGAGTAGAAGTATTTTTACCGGAGGAGTAGTTCACAAGTAACCTAACTTGATCACCTGTGACTTCTGTTCTTATTGCAAAGTTAGGGTTATAGCATTTATCACAAGTTTGATCGGTCAGTCTTCGCACTTGTTTTACATTTTTCGAAAAACTCTGATGTGTCCGACGTGGTTCCCGCAAGATAAACGCGGAGCTCGTGAATATTGAACAATTTTGGACACATGTAATGTATCTGAATCTGTGCACTTCGGTGTGTGTCCTCAACATTTTTGTAACCAAGTCAAAGAACGAGCATCACAAGTTGATTACACATGTGGCTTGTTCAATCATGTAAGGATTGACTGataacactttaccattttaccccAACAACTGAAATTAAGTCGCACAACAATAATGCATCATAGATATTATTTCAAGCATGACTGCACGATTATTGCTTTCTGCAAGGACCTACGAGCTCAACCGTATATGTCTACGGtccaaaatctaaatgaaaCATCTATTTCgcataaagaaagaaaacataatTCTAATTGAAGTGCCCACCCTCTGGCACAACATCtccaacaaattgaaaaatacatTAGTAGTATCTTAAATATCCAGGGAAACAAGGAGAGAAAAACAGAAGCCGCtgattttacaaaacaaaacacttACCCGCTGCATAAATGTTCAAAATTCCTACGTTTGCCATTCGTACATAAAACATGCAACCTCAACTTATCAAtcttcacttttctttttcttcttcttcttctccttcttgctCGGAGTTTCTGTTTCTTCTTCCTCGGCCTCGGCGtgtttcctcttctttttcttcttttcttctgcaGCGTTTTCGCCATCGTCTTTGGCTGcatgtttcttctttttcttcttctcctttgtCCCTACCTCCTCGCTTTCTGGCTCTGCAACAACCTCCTCCTCCTTGGAAGCAGCAGCggtcgtcttcttctttttcttcttttctttcttctctccatTCACAGAAGCCGCCTTGCCTGCTTCCTCcatttcttcctctttctcaGCAGCTGATTCTGCCCTCCCAAGTGTAGAATCAGCTGAAGGATTATAGACCTGCAAGAAACAGAATAGTCAACACCATACAGACCGAATGGACAAAATAGAAATGGTATTGTAACAAAATCCCTTTGTTGTTGCACccatttttcaatatttttagcATAATTTACGATATTAACTTTTCAATTGTTAGAATTTAAAATATTGTCCTTCCATGTGTGAAcaagaaacaaatgaaaaggCAATGTTGTAAATTCATGATATGGAAGTGCACCAAAAAAAGGGGTGCTGatacaaaaaaatctgaaattcAGTACCCAAtccaaaaaaagtgaaaagtgataattttcataccttggCGGTGGTTATCATAGCACCTGCCCCCTTCTTGCGGTCCTTGTCATAGAATTCTATCTTAGGTTTGCCTTTAGCTGACCCCGCAGAACGACTCAGATCTCTGCCTTCCAGGTTTCTTAATCGTGCTTCAAgctaacaaaaaagaaaagcaaaataagAACAGAATTGTAGGAGGAACAAGCAAGAAAAAACCACCAGCATCAAAATTACGGTTCATAGTACCTTCACTCGATTCTCCAATCCCATAGAATTATCTTGGCCATCTCCTAGGGCATCATATCGAATAGCCAATGCGGATTTGGCAGCAAGTGATCGTGAAATTTTCCCCTTATGCTTTGGTGCCGCCTGACCAATTAAAGATGCATGGTATATAAGCCCGTATTTAGGAGTTGCGTGTTTTGTCTTCAAGGCTCTGAAAAGGGCCTTTTCTGCCCCTAGAATCTGAACTGTACTTCCAGGCTGCTTTGCAAGATTTAACAAGCTGCCCCCATGGGCAATGAGGCGGGCCCCGACAAGTTCTCCAACAAGAGCCGTGAGATTTGGAGCAATGGTGTTCATCCTGTTCTTCAAATAGTCATACAGTTGAGCTCTATACTCTGCAAGAGACAGAACTTGGTCGCACAAGTCTTTGATATTCATCAAATCAAGGTCACTGACTTCAGTTCCCATGGAAATCACGGCAGCCTCTTTCAGTTCTATTTCAACCTCTTCCGTCAATATCTGCAAATAGACGACATAACCATCATCAGCTATTGACAGCTTCGTCCTCAAGACCAGCACTTTGAGCGATGTCTTGTGGCGGAATAAAACAGATTTTCATGTGAACTGGGATTTTGAATCAGTTTCTTGGAACATTGTTAAGAATCAAcctctttaaataaataaaaatagccCAAGTAGTTGGGTGCTTGTTCCATGCTAATCTAATCTAGGATTCAATATCATCTCCTTTCACCTTGAATAGCATATTACATTGATATCGGatcaggaaaaaaacaaaaaaaagcatATAAAATTGATACTCTTCCATGTAACGTGTACGCAGAAAAAGGATACAGCACTTATTGTTCTCGTTGTCTCCTTCAAGGTAAGATTTTTGAGAGTTCACaatcatctttcaatttttccttAAGAAATGGGTTCTTTCTAGGGGAAAAAACTCGAAAACCAAGTATTGAAAACCAGTCaaaaaaacaagtttccaaAAATTATTCTGCTAAATCATCTCTGAAAAGGCACTTACAGTTTCTTTACCCTATATCCAAAACTCACTTGGATCATGTCAAAGCCATTATACACAAAGACCAAGATGTCCAAGCCCCCAAAATTGGAAGACATTACCGCACCATTCTCAAATAATGTTTGTTCACTAAAGCAAGCCAGCCTAATAATCAATCGGTTAGGCGCATATACAGCTACCAGATACCATATTATGGATTTTGGGATGCAAATGTCTGCTGCTAAATGATTTGCAGCATTACCTCGGAGAAATCAAGCTTTGCAGCATTTGAACGGTATCCCATCAACTTTACTGCCTTGGCATAAACTATGTTATCTTGTACGATCTTTGCAAGCTCTGGGAAATGCCAACCATACCATTCTCGAACCCTCATTGCATAGGTGTTAagttctttatcaagatcatctAACAAGCCGATGGCTTGAATGATCATTGTATCCACCTAGATAGGACAATGAAAAGTCAAGTAAAAGCACCGTCATACTGAAATCAACAGAAACACAGAAATAGCAAAAcatacaattaaaaaaaaaaaaaagttaagaggGGCAGAATTGTCTGCTTGACATTTGCCCTCGCTTCTGAATTAATAACCAGAATAAGAAAACAGACCACAGTGATAAATAAAAACAGTAACTTCCCAATTTGTAATGGTTAATTGCCTCAAGAAGCAAAGGCTAATGAAGGAAAGAGATTGCGTGCCATTCAATTGCATGGGGATATGATTCTCCTCCAAGATGTGCGATTAAGATGGATTGGTCATTCTTATTTGAGGTTATGGCAGCTATGGCTTTTCGCCCTCTGTTCTTAAGCTGGATAAGGACCTTTGTCTCTTCTGCCAGATTCTCAGGCGTGGTGAATGGAGAGCTTAAAAGCTTTTTCAAGGGAGAAAAAGGCCTTAGGCAGGGATACCCTATACATCCATATCTGTTCCAAATGGTTGTGTAGGGTGTTTTTTCAATTctcagacaaaaaaaatttgtaaatggGGATTCCACTTATCACCCATAGTGCCAAACATCACAAACCAGTCATCTTACTTTTGATGATCTTTTTATTGTAAAGGAGGCTTTACAGGATTTTCAGTCAGCCTTTGGGCTGCAGCCAAAGCTACAAAAGAGTTCTATGTTCTATTCAGGGTCAGTGACTCAGTGCTGACTTAcataaacagttttgagtcaGTTTTTTCTACCCAATTGGTGTGCTTCCAGTGAGATATCTAGGTGTGCCTCTCATGTCCTCAAAGTTGTCTTATTAGATTATGTGCAATTGAATGATAGAACTACTCCAAGGATCAAGAACGGGAAAACTCAACACTTTTCTTTTGGTCAGCGTATTCAGTCTTTATTATTAGATTGTGTGCAGTTTATTGCTGCTCCATCTTCATTTAcatcagaaaattctgaaagaGATTGAAATGTTGCTAAGAGCTTTCTTATGGACTGTTGTGGTCCATAAGTATTGGTGGAAAAGATAAATGGAACTTGGTACGTATCGCAAACAATGGAAATAAGTTTAAGTtacaagtaaaaaataaaaacctgtGGCCCATGAATAAACCTCAAATTTCCACCTCGACCATATGGAAGGTGTTTGGATAAAGGGAATTGGGGAATCCTCTTATCAAAGTATGTGGTAGGAAATGGTAATAATGGTACTTTCCTTTGGCTCGATAACTGGCAATCAGGCTCCACTTGGCCGTCTCTATAAAACTTTTGTGAACCCGAGGTAAGATCCCAGGGCTCCTCCTCATTAGCCAAAGTTAATGGCAGCCGGAGTTGGCCTAGGACTAGGAACAGGACCATAAGACATGTCATGTCTGCTACTCCCAATACAATTAAGCGAAATGATCAAATGGAGGATGGAGATATTTGGGACCCCTCCCCCAACTGAAAGAATCACACATTTAATAGGAGCCATCTTCTCACCCAAACCAAATGATGCAGTTCCCACTTCACTACCAAAAACATATTAGAACTGCACTACGCTGTTACATTTTGAAAGGCTGTAACAACTGACCATGAATATGCTCCAACGAAATTATGCAGGGAAGATACAAAATTACTAACAATCCAAGTTTCATAACAAAGAGATCACCATTCACCTCTAGCAACTATAAACGGCAGTATGCCAATTTACCAACCAAAAGAGAAATACCAACGAACTCACCTTATCAGGACTAAATTTTAACTTATATCGAGATAGGCTGTGAGATAAACCCAAGCTCATTGGAGCCAAATCCTGAGAAGCGAGGCCAGCTATGAGTTCCGTCAGTTGGCTTCTTACCCCTCTCATCAGTTCCATGACAGTATTGTTGTGAACACATTCAATTTGCTGCAAGACATAAATTGTTCCAACTTAGATGGAATTGAAGAATG
It encodes:
- the LOC131327420 gene encoding probable nucleolar protein 5-2 translates to MLLLFETPAGFAIFKVLDEGKLSKVEDLAKEFSSADSARQVVKLKAFSKFENTSEALSAATLLIDSKPSKGLRKFLRAHCDGETLAVADSKLGNAIKEKLQIECVHNNTVMELMRGVRSQLTELIAGLASQDLAPMSLGLSHSLSRYKLKFSPDKVDTMIIQAIGLLDDLDKELNTYAMRVREWYGWHFPELAKIVQDNIVYAKAVKLMGYRSNAAKLDFSEILTEEVEIELKEAAVISMGTEVSDLDLMNIKDLCDQVLSLAEYRAQLYDYLKNRMNTIAPNLTALVGELVGARLIAHGGSLLNLAKQPGSTVQILGAEKALFRALKTKHATPKYGLIYHASLIGQAAPKHKGKISRSLAAKSALAIRYDALGDGQDNSMGLENRVKLEARLRNLEGRDLSRSAGSAKGKPKIEFYDKDRKKGAGAMITTAKVYNPSADSTLGRAESAAEKEEEMEEAGKAASVNGEKKEKKKKKKTTAAASKEEEVVAEPESEEVGTKEKKKKKKHAAKDDGENAAEEKKKKKRKHAEAEEEETETPSKKEKKKKKKKSED